AGTTATTCTCACCACAGCGAACTTACAATAGACTTACTCGTATTTAAGTGCGCTGAAGTCCTTTAGCTAAACCATTATGAACATTTTCCAAAAGAAGAAAcgacaaaaaattatatttaactacCAAACCTGCAGGccattatggatggctttattcacatgataaaataactgtcacttatTAACACcacgggatagaaagtgacggacatcgTCTTATCacactgtcacgtagacaagaacgaccatcatatccgttcTGGTCACAAagtttcacgagaatcggttaagaaatgCGACCtacagaggagaacatccggacatacgaaagcattcaTTGCCCAAGCTCAAAAAAGATCTTCGCTAACGCTCAGTCAATAAACCATTCAAAGATGAAATGattaagattaaaataaatattttaaatgaatacgatgtttataattttatcaacaaatcttCAGGTATTCGCATTCGTCGCAGCTTGCGCCGCTGCTAGCGCCGGCTATATAGGCCACTCTGGCTACGGTGGCCACGGTGGCTATGCTGGCTACGGCGGCCATGGTGGCTACGGTGGCTACGGGGGCTATAGTGGGCTAGGCGGCTACGGCGGCTATGGTGGCCACGGAGGTTATGAAGGCCACGGGGGCCACGGTGGCTACGCTGCAGCTGTCGCGCATGATGATGGCCACCACGGAGACTATCATGTAAGTAAATTTAGTTGTCGAAGCCAAAATGATTACAACAGTTTTTCAGAGGCAGAGATCGTAATTAGACTTATTTTCATCGTGTTTAAATTTCTAAGCAAACAGggctgtaagtacctataggttTTCCCGGTCAATATTATCAGCAGtgtcaaattaatatttttatttggaaATTTACGATAATATATGTAGAACAAAACTATTAACAGGGGAAaaaacctatgctggcgccatctataaAAGCCTTTGACAGCAGACAACCCCATTGCCGTATCTTACGTAAGATTAGACTAGCTTAAATGCCGTTGTAAAATCAATCAGAAAACATATTTGCTACCAAATAAACTCAGTTAAACACTTTATCAtatagagcagcggtcggcaaacttttagcagccaagggccacatagtagttaaggaagttgacgcgggccgcactttgttaatatgtgtgactttatcagacattgttgtttgacaatattacatacagggggctcgcgggccgcctgttgccgaccgctgatataGAGTGTAATATAAAATGTTtctcaataataaatatatttttttaaagtgtatagTAAACAGATTTATAAAGACTCATTTGAACAAACTAGATTTTTCCGTTTCGCATCATTGGAGCATGATAACAGTCTTATGTGCCTCATTCATGGACTAACAAAATATTCTGTGTCGATGTGAATGAAAACTACTTATTGCATAAGAGACCGCAATAGTGACGTTAGTTTATTTAAATGAACTCAATTTTAATTGTGTACTTACACAATTCAACTTTAGCTTTTTTATATCACtgaataataaatttatatttgcgAGTAACTTATCTATACGTTTTACACCAAATTATGTCattatatcgtcgggtgacaagcaaaactcactaagtacagtaagtactatcaaaaaattaaagtaacaatgcactttattacacttagtaagacggtttattgtccaataatttcaatcatgttagttagtgacttttgcttgtcacccgacgatatttttgtatgatattACATACTTAGTTACCCAACTATACATAtggaataaaatacatatatgtattgtaATTGTTGGGTATAACATGATTACGaatatttattactattattgGTTTGACCTTATTATAGGTATAACTTTACCTATCCATATATCAAATAAGGTGAATTGGGATAACATCAAAAGcgggataattttgaaaatggcaaatatatAGAATGGAATTTTCTAATAGAACTTGGAGGGAAAGTACTCTAAATAATGGAGATAGCAAATTTCACTTAAaagaaacatttatttattttcgaaaacaaacaaaactgcattcaaagattttaagAAAATACGCTTCCCTCACCCAGGAATCGACCCggctgaaataaaataaaaaacattctGTACTTTTATGGCACGaatcaattgaataaaaaagtGTCATCAACAGCAAAATCTTCCAGATATTAAATCATTAATGTAAACACACTGTAGTAAAACTACATATTCATCGTTTGCATTGTTCCTTAAAATTATAGTGTCGGtcaaaatatacgtcaagttgACAGTAATGACCATTAGCGCGCTTGACGCGAATTACGTTCCGGATACATCGCAGGAAGCCGGCAGGTGATTGTATGTTTGGCAATGTGGTTGTGTACTATGTCTTTGTTTCTGGTCTTCTATAGCTTTATTGCGAAAATATGTTGGTCACTAGGTTTACCCTCAGAAGGATTTCTTGGTATTCAAAAGTATATACCTTGCCACTTGCTGAGCGAGTGAGCGGAAGCCTTTTCAGTGACGTTGTAAAAGTGTTTTGATGGTAATGTAACGTAATAATTTATAGTTAGGCCActataagtctgcaacgattttgatggcatacgcagtgcaagtgttatttatacgtaataatttcatggaagtttgacgtttaaaaaaacaattgcactgcgtgtgcagacttatcttagtctaactctaggtaagaaatgtttttttgtttaagCGTCCTgaaataaactttatttattcttTCATTATTTCGTTATATCAGACCTTTTGATGAGTTTCTCAATATTTGCCTAGTGCAAATGGTACAATGCTTATTCTCAACCAGACCGTTGTTTGATATTAAGAAAGCACAGgcactttaagatacgtcaaatattacgactagatacgatatgacttagatatgtcagtgttaaaagacatatttaatccatatcgtatctagacgtaatacttgacgtatcttaaacttCGAATCGAGCCGTTTGAAACTGAatataaaatagtatttaaagacattaaaattaaaattacattttaagcTCAAAGCATGTCATTTTGACGGAGGAAGTACATATTCAATAAGtcaaatacttacttacttgcaAAAAATATGTCAGGTTTAGAACTTATTTTAGACCAGGTAACTACATATTTGAAATGCTTCCCCTGAATGATATTCTTTCATCCAAgctataggtacatatctaATCCTGCAAATTGTATATAAATTTCATGCTTTTTTTTCAGTCGCATCCCAAATACGCGTTCGACTACTCCGTGAAGGATCCTCACACCGGCGACCACAAGACCCAGTGGGAAACGCGCGACGGTGATGTCGTTAAAGGTAATTTATTGCATGATATTTATATAATAGAGAAACATttattcacattataaatacattTACGTTACTGAGCTCTATCCAATACCGAAAAATGTCATTTAAAAACTAACATACATTCTAACTAAACTCTAAATTGAGAAACTATTATTTAAAGGTATGATAGAATTTGGATTACTTCGCTATGGTACGAATTTTTAGTGTAGGTTTTGGAATTGTATGCAGTGTAAGAAAATAAGTAAACCGTTGAATGACATAACTATTTCACCACAATATAAACTGTAAAATTCGAAAGGCAGATAAATATTTAAGGTTACTAACGAAGTCGAATTTTTTATAATGATATTCATGATCTTTTAAATACACATGTATACTTTACATTAATCAATCGGTGCCCATCGTAAATGTatgacaaatatttttattatcgaTGAATGCGTCTAGGTTCTAGTGATAATTTATGAAATcagatttgtttttattttgatttaaattaatttgTCTTATCAAAATTATTCTTTACATACCCATTCAACATAATAGAGTGCTaaaaattatgtacttactgtacatttaaaaaatcatcGTCACCGATTCCTAGTCTTctattgttattaaatattacctacataaaaacCTTTCAGGCGCATACTCCCTCGCCGAACCTGACGGCACCACCCGCATCGTAGAATACACCGCCGACAAGCATAATGGCTTCAACGCAGTGGTCAAGCGCATCGGCCACGCTCACCACCCGCAGGCGTACGGTCACGACGCACACGGTTACTACGGATACCACTAGGTGGCGCTGAAATCAAACAACCGCTTTACCAAATAGTAACGATGGAATAATAGATGGCGTTAAGAGTATTTAAATAGGCGCTCTAGTTACCTTTTGAGAATTGACGTTCTGTGATATAAACTGGATTTTCTATGATTTTTCCAGTTAATACAGGTGTCGgatatataaaatttataagaCTACTCTTCATGAGATTTGCGATTACAGTGTCAaagtcatcattaatgtcaaatttctatgaaaatatgacagtTATAATGGCACcgcctcactttgttctgttccaAACGGTGTAAAGTTAGCTTAGGCGGACTCTATCATTTTTAAATGCGTTGAAGAGACACCTGATTGCAATTATTTTTatagtttcattttattttcttcCTATAATTAGTTTGATTTGTTATATATAATTTAAAGAACAATTCGAACATTCtcatacctatataatattgTATTCGTTTCACAAAATGGACTCATTATTATattagtgagtattatattagTTTAGGTATCATTTGTACCGCTATCGGAAAGAATTTCATACGCAGAATAAGAAACCATTACCATTATTATCCATATTTATTAATGTTTGCATGATGTATGTGGTATGAGAGAAATGTTGTTTTATACATCTTGattaaagaaagaaaaaagTAATAAATCGTTGAAAcgataatatatttttcatttacTTCCGATGTCACAATCTAGATTATATAAATTGATACCATACGCTTCCTGATAACTACATTATAGGTAGCAATACATCATCGTTACAAAAAACGAGCCATGCATGAAACATAACTAAGTGGTAAGTGGTCATTAATAAGTGTTGGAATATGGATAGAAATTAGGTCTAGTGTCTAAAATATTACTTAGTCGTAACGCTCGAATGAGTTTAAGACAGCAAATCAGCAAAGAGTGCATACTAATGTAATTTTCACCGACTTATCTGGGTAATAACTTATAAGTGGAAGAAAGTCTGCCATTGTTTTTAAGGCCTGCTGTTGATATGGACATATGTCGGTATTTCATTGTTCCTTCACAATGTTATTACATGTAACTACACGCTTGTTGGTTTAAGCATTTAATGGTGCTTATCGTTCGTCAATCGTAAAAGAGTTTCCGCCATTCCCAACATAAAGCCAATTTCTATTCTAGGTTTATTTAGACTAATTATTTCATGTAAGAGCGTAAATAGAGAGCCGGCGCTAGCCGAcgttaagtattttatttatatattaaagtTAATATATGTTGATTGGTTGGGTTAATACCTTTGGCATTTGAATGCTCTCATAATACGTACTTACATGTATTCTTTGATATAGCCAAATATTCTCAAACACAAATCCAAAACAATAGTAAAATCTGTCGTAACAGATTTGGAGTCTAAGGGGAACGCTATTCCTAAAACGTTGACTTCTGACCATTATCTTAGGTTACAATGGcaaatacttacttataataTTGCTCATGCacataaaattatttcaattcaTTCACATTTAATAATGTTAGACATAACATTCCGATATCTGCCATTCAAGGATGTGCAATTATACAAAGATCGGCTGGTCACTCGATAGGTTCTTACTCaaactattatttttaagtataaGGTAAGAATATAGCCCAATTCCCACTACAATTacaatgattttttttccgttaaacACATCTGCCTGACAAATCTAGCGGACAAGTTTATACGTATTTCTCTTAGCTATTATCTACAGCCAAACTTGATCTCAAGAAGAAATGTCAAGGCGGGTTAGTAAATACTCATGACAACTAAAAAGCCCAAAAGTTGGACTTAGAAGTTCATTGGACTTACTTGTTGACTCCTGGAGCTTCTTAGAGTGATCTAGATATTAAAAGTATTGTTTTTCAGTTCTATCGGCGACTAAGAAGCTATCTAAAAGCTTTTAAATTCTTTGGGTTTATCACAAAGTCAAATGTGTCCATATTTGAACTGAAAATATGGCACAAAGAAAGTGAAATTAATTAATATCTATTAGGAAGTCTGCGGCAAATGACAACTGACAGCATGTGTCTATGATTCACCCCTAAGTGGCCAGTGAAACTTGGTTATAACTGTTATAAGGTTAGTATTAGTATcatttatgtataataatatctaCTAAACTCAAAACAGTAGTAAAGTTTATTAACGCGTGCATAataatttacttttaattatGAACATAAAACAGTACGAGGTAAGTgtaatcatgggattagttgtcaagcggaccccaggctcccatgagccgtggcaaaatgccgggataacgcgaggaagaagaagaggtcATCCTGTACTGAAAATTGATACTTTTCATTTATAATTACGTAAGTATCCATTTTCATTAAATGTTAAATATTCATTAGGGTACTTCGTATTCGACACTAAAAACATAACAAGCTCTCTAGATGAATGTGCAAGTTTTTACGACTGAGGCGGATTCTAGTTAAATTATGGCGACTTGTTTGTCTAAAACACATCACACGCAATGGCACATCTTCGAATCGGCTTCACTTTCATTGATTTGCATGCCGAGTTTCATTAGCAGTTACTGTGCGTAAACATTTTTCTGAATCACGTACATCATTTGAATAGTAGATAATTGACAGAGTAATTTTGTTACGTGAATTACCGTAGTAAGAAACGAAAACTAATTCGCTtagtatagctggtcaagcagatcttgtcagtagaaaaaggcggcatatTTGAAAagtgtaggcgcgaagggatatcgtcccatagaaaatttgaatttcgcgcctttttgtactaacaagatttgctttaccatctatatttaatattttacaccaGACAATATTTGCGCCCATAGAGTAGTTAGTAGCctaaaacttataaaaatattaccacTCTTTGATTTATTCaggttttaataaaattttagaCACGTAAACGTGCgccaaatttattttttattctactACAATATTATCTTCCTGTTTTTCTACCTGAAATGAATTTATGTTGCAggtattatataaattattataaaatttattgtcaGTGCATCAGCGGTGACTGCAGTTTTACGTGTGTGAGTGTATGTGCACGCTTGGAGGTGCGAATGGATGCGTTTATATATAGGTAAGGATGGTCAATGTGGGGCGTCTTCGCGTTCGCAACCTTGGATATGGACACGTTAACAAAATTACgtcataaaatgtaaatttaaacgaaacaaattaaaaattggtgattttgtttttgtggTGGTGACAAGTTACCTGGATACCGAATGTCAACAATGGCGAGAGTGCTTGCATTGCTGGTAGGTAGTATTAATTAGGTtaagtgttattatttatacctataatattatgaagaaaatatgtttcaatatttttaggCCCTCTTGGCGCACCTATTAGTATTAACACGCCAAGAAGAGACTGTTATCGTGGAAGAGGAAGCGAAAGAACACGATACGAATCAAGTGAGTAATTATAATGCCACACTTTATTGTTTCTTAATTATACTtagattagatttagattttatttatttcaacatGAAAATTtcactataaatttgctacattcgtcaaatttatgtttatcttctcatcatgatAAGAAGATCATCATGATCtacaaaaaatacattataaatttaaaataataaaataaattgtgtgTCCCAATAAGGATCGCCATGTACAAAGACaaacatgtcaaacaattgaatataaaccaaattaacattaaagtcgatgtcaacatagttaaataatttgcaattgtcattaaaatatcaaataaagataaaaatatcacAATCTTATTTACTTTTATAGCAGATTGTAGGTGTACTACGTTTAAATAAGATGAAACTTTTCGGATAGTGTTCAACACAATTTTGATAGGTTTTGGCGACAGTTCTAAATCTTTACGTTATAATAAACCCGATTCCAAAATACGCACTTTTTATGAAAAATTAATATGACTTCCATTATGCCTATATGCCTATAATGTTcgtaatatgtattttaatgtcccatatttaattatttttctcgTGATACTGATAAATTACTGCTTAATTTATAACCAACGTACCTAATAAGAATGTTGAAATATACCATACGATATTCCGATATTGATAGGAAACAAGTGTGACAATTTGATACTGGCCACAACGCCTGCAAAGACCACGTCTCagagtacaatacaatacaatactctttattggacacctcacatacacgtagtttacaataaatgtacaataacataaacaaagacaatagaggtaacaacaggcggtcttatcgcttaagagcgatctcttccagacaacctttgggtatctGAGACAAAagagtatgtaggtacttagaaTTTACAAAAGGTAAGTTCCCGCGACAGCGCGTGACATCATCCTTATTTGTAAATTGTATGCACCGATATATACCTACTTCGATGGCGTAGTCTAGAGACACTGACATGACAAACAGTCACAGGAAGAGCATACCTAGTGTTTTGTACCAAGTCGCTTCCTTTCTGTCTACTTAATCAAATCGGTTTTAACTTTTTATTGTTTCCATTCcggcaaatatgtaaattaCGAATTAACATCGATTAGTCTAATTGATTCAGGAAGCATTTTTCTTTGCTTTCATTGGATTTCGTCGATTTGGTTTTTGTgaacttataataataatatggcttaggtacctacttagttgcGTCTTCGTGTTTAATCTTCGGGCAGTGTTGATAATATGCAGTACTTATCCGTAAATATTTTggtagaaaataaaaaataaaatagaatattttatgaaaataaatttgaAGGTTTTTTAACATTCTTTTTAACAACAAAGCTTCTGTGAATACTTGTGATTACGGTGTTTTAATATTGAACATCACTATTACTTATAAACTATATTACGACTTTTTCTAAACATATTCATATTGTCTGACAACTACAGTTATCTTATTCCAAATTAGAAAAATACCTAACTAGATCAAAACagtttgaaaatatattttgcgatttagatattattttgtaaattaaatgCGAATAGCACTATGAAAATAAAAGCAACTTTAACTCATGTTACGCCTCCACGACCCATAATTAAACTACAGTCATCTTATTCCAAATTAGATAAATACCTAACTAGATCAAAACagtttgaaaatatattttgcgatttagatatttttttgtaaattaaatgcGAATAGCACTATGAAAATAAAAGCAACTTTAACTCATGTTACGCCTCCACGACCCATAATTAAACTACAGTCATCTTATTCCAAATTAGATAAATACCTAACTAGATCAAAACagtttgaaaatatattttgcgatttagatattattttgtaaattaaatgCGAATAGCACTATGAAAATAAAAGCAACTTTAACTCATGTTACGCCTCCACGACCCATAATTAAACTACAGTCATCTTATTCCAAATTAGATAAATACCTAACTAGATCAAAACagtttgaaaatatattttgcgatttagatatttttttgtaaattaaatgcGAATAGCACTATGAAAATAAAAGCAACTTTAACTCATGTTGCGCCTCCACGACCCATAATTAAACTTAGTAGGTACTCTAAAAAAAAGGTCAAATTAGGTTATACTCTTTCTATTTTTGAAATTATATCAGTTCAAAAAATAGGTGACGAACAGacaagtgtattttttttaaataaaatacctctGAAAAATTGTCTAATATACTTTCGATCTGTATTCAAAATATCTGCCAGAAATATCAATTTTAGCTTGCTCAATAAAAATgtcatacctacatatacatacctaggtaggtatgtatatgtaggtatgacATTTTTATATGTAGTTCTTCAAATAGGTACGCGTTATACTTActctgatattttttttctgtaattaATTATTGTAGGCCTGCTCCCTTGTTCGCCGCCAGCGCGTCATCAAAAAAAGTACAATTAAATTTCTtctttatgttaattttatattctatttgcattttttttggTTAACATTGTTATTTGCCAGGAAATATATTAGCAAACCAAGTAAAATCATAATCATTCAACCTATTAGTTAAGAATAATTGAATTTAATAGCATGATAACAATAACAGCAAGAGTTTAGCGACCGCGCGCATAATCTCATatttagtctgttcgagaaacggaaaacggtgaaatatagagataatactcctaaaaatacgtgtgatacctcattagattcgtaatgatgtctaaaaaaatgtattcgaagcgtgtattagcacacaaaaaatatcaaaagttataaacaaaaaaagagggaaaaaagtagatattttttatttcccaaatatctcaaaaagtatcaatatgtaagaaaccaaaattaatattataaaagaggaggatatttccaatcaaataTTCCagacttgcagaactgtatctccattatttatactttttattcaacgctgagcacagccctccgcgcctcattttcgagaaacgcgcgcggcgtgaaaaaacgattacgtaacattaaatataattttaaaaatattaaatattgaatgaaaaataaaaaaaaaatattttaaatataaaacatgttaacaaatgtactacttgtataaatttatcttaaagttattttttcaataagttatgcaattgttaatcaacaaaattttctcaaacatccttctttattgaaaacgaaaaaaaaattataaataactattgtaaaattttgtcgctttct
This genomic window from Cydia splendana chromosome 9, ilCydSple1.2, whole genome shotgun sequence contains:
- the LOC134793689 gene encoding cuticle protein 7-like, whose protein sequence is MRALQVFAFVAACAAASAGYIGHSGYGGHGGYAGYGGHGGYGGYGGYTVAHDDGHHGDYHSHPKYAFDYSVKDPHTGDHKTQWETRDGDVVKGAYSLAEPDGTTRIVEYTADKHNGFNAVVKRIGHAHHPQAYGHDAHGYYGYH